A segment of the Bradyrhizobium sp. CCBAU 53340 genome:
CTATTATCGCACGACCTACGCGCTGGTTGCGAAAGCCGGCGGCGGGCTCGAAGAGGTCGACACGCTCGAGGATTCCAGGCTGAAGGGGAAGCATATCGGCATCATTGCCGGCACGCCGCCGGCGACCAACATGGCGATCGCCGGACTCATGAGCGACGCAAAACCCTATCCGTTGATGATCGACACGCGCTACGACAATTCGGCGCAAGCCATGATCGACGATCTCACCGCGGGCAAGATCGATGCCGGGGTGCTGTGGGGGCCGATGGCCGGGTACTACGCCAAGAAAGCCGGCTCACTGCACGTGACGCCGCTGGTGAAGGAAACCACCGGGCCGAAGCTGGTCTATCGTATCGGCATGGGCGTTCGCGCCGCCGACCAGAATTGGAAGCGGCAGCTCAACAAGCTGATCCAGGAGAACCAGGGCGAAATCAACAAGATCCTGCTGGATTTCGGCGTGCCGCTGCTGGATGAGAACGACCGGCCGCTCGGCGCGGAGACGGCCAAGAAGGCGCCATGAGGCGATATCATGAGGCAACATCTTGCCGCTGCGTTCGTCGCCGCCGCCTTGATGGCGCCGGCTTTGGCGCAGCAGCAGGAGCCGTTCGAGCCTGAGGGCTATCGCACCGACAATTACCGCGCGCCGGTGCCGGCGACGCTGGAGGGCGCGCGCGTGCTCACGACGGCTGAGGTCGAGACGATCTGGCGCGCGAAGAGCGGCGCCTTCATCGATGTGTTACCGCGGGCGCCGAAGCCGAAGAACCTGCTCGCTGGCACGGTGTGGCGCGACATGCCGCGGAAAGACATTCCGGGCAGCATCTGGCTGCCGGACACCGGCTATGGTGCATTGCCGCCAGCCATGGACGATTATCTCCAGCGTGGCCTCGCGCGTGCGTCGCACGGCGACAAGGCCGCGCTGGTGGTGGTCTATTGCCTTGCCGATTGCTGGATGTCCTGGAATGCGGCCAAGCGCGCGCTAGCTTACGGCTATTCGAATGTCGCCTGGTATCCGGATGGCACCGACGGCTGGGAGCGGGCGAAGTTGCCGACAGAGGAAGCGCAGCCGGAGCCGCGACCTGAGCAGTAGGCCCCAACTCTCGCCCGTCATTGCGAGCGCACCGAAGCAATCCAGAATCTTTCCGCGGAGGGACTTTGGACTGAGTGTCGCCCTACTGCTTCTGCAACTTCGTCAGCGTGCTAGCACCATCGCTGTCGGCCGCAGAATACGTCACCCTGTCGCCGGCATGAACGGTATCCAGCATTGCGGCGTCCTTGGCCTTGTACTGCTGGAGCGCGCCGGTTGCTCCACCGGTCCCGCTGCCCACGGTGCCTTTCTGTATCTGCTGGATCGAGATGGTGTTGTTGAGCCTGTTGATGCTGGTGACCATACCGGTCATGTCGTCGGCAAAGGCACTGGATGCGAGCATGGTGACGGCTGCCGCGCCTGCGAGGATGAATCTTGTGGTTCCCATCGAGGCCTCCCGGCGTTTTGGATTCATGGGACAAGCCATCCTAGATCGATTTGGTTCCGGCAGATAGCGCGGCAAACATTAACGATCGCGTTGATATCTCCGGAACTTTATGAAGCTGTCAGCAAGCCTGACGCTATTCCATTTCCTGCTGGATCACCCGGCCGAGCGCGAACAGGCGCTGGTCGATCGTGGTCGGAACCTCGCAGACGAAGCGCACCACCTTGCGGCGGTCCTCGAAGATGCGGGTCTCCCAGATCAACTGGTTGCTCATGGCGTCGACCTTGGTGTCGTCCCGCGGCGTGGCGTCCTGGAGCGCCTGGAGCTGGATGGTCTCCTCGCGGATCTTGTCGGCGGCCTCGCGCTGCTTGCGGCTAACGCGCTCTAACCCGCTCATGACCTGGGCGCGCTGGGCGTTCAGCGTGTCGAACAGGCCGGCGAACAGCAGCTTTGCGTTGGTGCTCTTGTCGGCGGCAGAGCCGGTCAGAAACTCCTTCACCGACTTCTCGGCCTCGTCCAGCGGCGTCTTGCGTGCCGCGAGCTTGGAGACCAGCGCGCTGACCTTGCTGTCGTCCTTCCACTTGGTCTCGGCGTCACCGAGCTCCGGCCCCGCCCAGACGGCGGCCAGTGAAATCTCCGGAACCTTGGCCTGCGCACACGGCCAGTTGGGATAGCGCGGATCGGCGGCGCGCGCGGCTGTGGCTGAGGCCGCGAACGCAAGGGCCGTCAAGGCAAGTGTCCGAACCGTCATCCTTCGCCTCCCGCAGGCCCGCGCCGTGCCAGCCCGCGCGACGGATCATAGGCGAAAATCGCGCCGACCATGAAGACGATTGTGCAAGCTCCGACCACGGCGAGCGAGATCCAGTTGACCTGTCCATACAGGGCGAAGCGGATCAGCTCGACCGCATGGGTGAACGGATTGGCCTGGCAGACATAGTAGAGATAGGGACTTCCCTCCTGCACCCGCCAGAGCGGGTACAGCGCGGAGGAGGCGAAGAACATCGGAAAGATGACGAAATTCATCACACCGGCAAAGTTCTCCAGCTGCTTGATGCCAGAGGAGATCAGCATGCCGAGCGAGCCCAGCATCAGCCCTGATAGGATCAGCGCCGGCAGCACGGTGAGATAGCCTGATAGCGGCGGGGTGATGTCCCAGAACCAGGCGATGACCAGGAACGCATAGACCTGGAGCAGCGACACTGCGGTGCCCGCAAGCAGCTTGCAGAACAAGAGGAAGCCGCGCGGCAGCGGGCTCACCAGCAGCGTGCGCATATTGCCCATCTCGCGGTCGTAGACCATCGAGAGCGAGGACTGCATGCCATTGAACAGCTGGATCATCGCCATCAGCCCGGGCGCGATGAAGACCTCGTAGAGGATGTAGGTCTCGTAGGGCGGGATGATGGAGATGCCGAGCACCTGGCGGAAGCCGGCGGCGAAGATGAACAGCCACACCAGGGGGCGCACCAGCGCCGAGACGAAGCGCTCGCGCTGATGCAGGAAGCGCAGGCCCTCGCGCCAGACGATGCCGGTGAGGCAGGTCATGTATTCGCTAGCCGAGAAGCCGCGCGGAGCGTCGCGCGTGGCGATGCTGCTCATGTGCCGCCTCCCGGCATCACTTGCGCACCGGTCAGGCGCATGAAGGCGGTGTTGACGTCCTGCGCACCGGCCTCGGTGATGACACGGCTCATCGGGCCCTGCGCCAGCACCTTGCCTTGATGCAGCACCACGAGATCGTCACCAGGCATGATCTCGTCGAACAGATGCGTGGCCCAGAGCACGCCGATGCCTTGCTCGGTGACGAGCTGGCGGACATGGCTGATGATGTCGGCGCGCGCCTTGACGTCGAGGCC
Coding sequences within it:
- a CDS encoding substrate-binding domain-containing protein yields the protein MVASCAIGDVARAQTTDGGDLSFELVDPKVLRVCADPRNLPFSNEKGEGIENKLAELFAEKLGKKLDYVYFPQATGFVRMTLGAHRCDVIMGFPQGDDLVQGTNPYYRTTYALVAKAGGGLEEVDTLEDSRLKGKHIGIIAGTPPATNMAIAGLMSDAKPYPLMIDTRYDNSAQAMIDDLTAGKIDAGVLWGPMAGYYAKKAGSLHVTPLVKETTGPKLVYRIGMGVRAADQNWKRQLNKLIQENQGEINKILLDFGVPLLDENDRPLGAETAKKAP
- a CDS encoding copper-binding protein, producing the protein MGTTRFILAGAAAVTMLASSAFADDMTGMVTSINRLNNTISIQQIQKGTVGSGTGGATGALQQYKAKDAAMLDTVHAGDRVTYSAADSDGASTLTKLQKQ
- a CDS encoding ABC transporter permease, giving the protein MSSIATRDAPRGFSASEYMTCLTGIVWREGLRFLHQRERFVSALVRPLVWLFIFAAGFRQVLGISIIPPYETYILYEVFIAPGLMAMIQLFNGMQSSLSMVYDREMGNMRTLLVSPLPRGFLLFCKLLAGTAVSLLQVYAFLVIAWFWDITPPLSGYLTVLPALILSGLMLGSLGMLISSGIKQLENFAGVMNFVIFPMFFASSALYPLWRVQEGSPYLYYVCQANPFTHAVELIRFALYGQVNWISLAVVGACTIVFMVGAIFAYDPSRGLARRGPAGGEG
- a CDS encoding PQQ-dependent catabolism-associated CXXCW motif protein; its protein translation is MRQHLAAAFVAAALMAPALAQQQEPFEPEGYRTDNYRAPVPATLEGARVLTTAEVETIWRAKSGAFIDVLPRAPKPKNLLAGTVWRDMPRKDIPGSIWLPDTGYGALPPAMDDYLQRGLARASHGDKAALVVVYCLADCWMSWNAAKRALAYGYSNVAWYPDGTDGWERAKLPTEEAQPEPRPEQ